Part of the Cereibacter sphaeroides 2.4.1 genome, GATCGAGGGCGGCCTCATCGCCGCCGTGGGCGCGCTCGAGCCGCCGCCCGGCGCCGAGGTCATCGACTGCGGCGGCAAGTGCCTCGCCCCCGGCATCGTCGATCTCGGCGTGAAGGTGGGCGAGCCCGGCGAGCGCCACCGCGAGAGCTTCCGCTCGGCGGGCCTCGCCGCCGCCGCGGGCGGCGTCACCACGATCATCGCCCGCCCCGACACGATGCCCGCCATCGACACGCCCGAGGTGCTGGAATTCGTCACCCGCCGCGCCGCCGAGGCGAGCCCGGTCCGCATCCGCCACATGGCGGCGCTGACCAGAGGCCGCGAGGGGCGCGAGATGGTGGAGCTCGGCTTCCTGCTCGACACCGGCGCCGTGGCCTTCTCCGACTGCGACCATGTGATCGAGACCACCAAGGTCGCCGCCCGCTGCATGACCTATGCCCGCAGCCTCGGCGCCCTCGTGATCGGCCATCCGCAGGATCCGGGCCTCTCGGCCGGCGCCTCCGCCACCAATGGCAAGTTCGCGAGCCTGCGCGGCATCCCGGCCGTCCATCCGATGGCCGAGCGCATGGGCTTCGACCGCGACATGGCGCTGGTCGAGATGTCGGGGGTGCGCTACCACGCCGATCAGGTCACCACCGCCCGCACCCTGCCCGCGCTGGAACGGGCCAAGGCCAACGGGCTCGACGTGACGGCGGGCGTGGGCATCCACCACCTGACGCTGAACGAGTTCGACGTCGGCGATTACCGCACCTTCTTCAAGCTGAAGCCGCCGCTGCGCTCGGAAGAGGACCGGCTGGCGATGGTCGAGGCGGTGGGGTCGGGGCTGATCGACATCATCTCCTCGATGCACACGCCGCAGGACGAGGAATCGAAGCGCCTGCCCTTCGAGGAAGCTGCCTGGGGCGCCGTCGCGCTCGAGACCTTCCTGCCCGCGGCCCTCCGGCTCTATCATGCGGGCCGCCTGACCCTGCCGCAGCTGTTCCGGGCCATGGCGATCAACCCGGCGAAGCGGCTCGGCCTGCCGCAGGGGCGGCTCTCCGATGGGGCGCCGGCCGATCTCGTGCTCTTCGATCCCGACGCGCCCTTCGTGCTCGACCGCTTCACCCTGCGCTCGAAATCGAAGAACACGCCCTTCGACGGCCAGCGGATGGAGGGGCGGGTGCTCGCCACCTATGTCGGCGGCCGACGGGTCTACGCCGCGGGTGAATGAGTCCTCGCCCGGGCCTGTCATTCACGCTTCGCGAACGGCAGGCCATCCTCGGGGCCCGGCCGCAGCGGCAGGCCATCCTTGCGACCCCGGCCTGCGATTGCAGGCCACTTTCGTGACCCAGGCCTGCGGCGGCACGCCCTCTTCGCGCCGGGGCCTCGGCCGGACCAGACTAGAGCAGACCGTCCCGGCGCCCGGGACCAGCAGAGCGGGAGAGAGTGACATGCCGGCCATCGAAAGCGGCCTTTGGGCGCTGATCCTGACGGGAGTGCTGGGCTATCTGCTCGGCTCGATCCCGTTCGGCATCGTCATCACCCGCGCGCTGGGGCTGGGCGACCTGCGCAAGATCGGCTCGGGCAATATCGGCGCGACCAACGTGCTCCGGACGGGCAACAAGCCCGCGGCGCTGGCCACGCTGCTCCTCGATTCGGGCAAGGGCGCCATCGCCGTGCTGATCGCGCGCGCGGCCGTGGGCGAGGATGCGGCGCAGCTTGCGGCCTTCACCTCGTTTCTGGGGCACCTTTTCCCGGTCTGGCTCGGCTTCCGCGGCGGCAAGGGGGTCGCGACCTTCCTCGGCACGCTGCTGGCACTCGCATGGCCCGTGGGGCTCGCCTGCTGCCTCACCTGGCTCGCGACCGCGGCCCTGGGCCGGATCTCCTCGCTCTCGGCCCTCGTGGCTGCGGCGAGCGGTGTCCTCTGGATGATCCTTCTGGGCTACGGCCAGATGGCGGCGCTGGGGGCGGTGCTCGCGGTGCTGATCTTCATCCGCCACCATGCGAACATCCGCCGGATCCTCGCCGGCACCGAGCCGCGGATCGGGAAGAAGTAACCCTTCGAGGGCTCGTCCGCGGCAGCGCCGGCGAGCGGGGGCTCGATGCCCCCCGAGCCGGCCCCTCCGGCCCGGTCCGCGCGCCGGGACGGGGCGGCCCCGCTCAGTAGCTCATCTCGGGATAGATCCGGCGCAGGTCGCCCTCCCAGGGGCCGTGGAACCGCTCGAGCAGCAGATCCGCCACCGCCCGGCCCGAGGTCACGCTCTCGGCCAGCACCTCGAGATGGCCCGCCTCGTCGGCAAAGCCCTCGCCCGCCAGCGCCCGGGCGCGGAGCCCGGCAGCGGCGATTGCCACGGCCTCGCGCGCCACGTCGAGGAGCCGCACGCCCCCCGCCTCGCCCTGCAGCCCGTCGACCGAGGCCGCCACGCGCAGCCCCTCGCGCGTCTCCGCGCTCCAGTCCCGGGCGAGATCCCAGGCGGCATCGAGGGCCGCGCCGTCATACATGAGCCCGACCCAGAAGGCGGGCAGCGCCACCAGATGCGACAGCGGGCCGGCGTCGGCTCCGCGCATCTCGATGTATTTCTTCACCCGCGCCTCGGGGAAGACCGTGGTCATGTGGTCGGCCCAGTCCGACAGCGTGGGCTTCTCGCCCGGCAGCGCCGGCAGCTCGCCCTTCAGGAAGTCGCGGAACGACTGGCCCAGCGCGTCGATATACTGCCCGTCGCGGTAGACGAAATACATCGGCACATCGAGCACCCAGTCCACATAGCGCTGGAAGCCCATCCCCTCCTCGAAGGCGAAGGGCAGCATGCCCGTCCGCGAGGCGTCTAAGCTGCGCCAGATGCGCGAGCGCCAGCTCTTGTGGCCGTTCACCCGGCCGTCGAAGAAGGGCGACGAGGCGAAGAGCGCGGTGGCGACCGGCTGCAGCGCCAGCGCGACGCGCAGCTTCTTCACCATGTCGGCTTCCGAGCCATAGTCGAGATTCACCTGCACGGTGCAGGTGCGATACATCATCTGGGTGCCGTGGGTGCCCACGCGCCCCATATAGTCGGTCATCAGCCGGTAGCGCCCCTTTGGCATCACCGGCATCTCCTCGTGGCTCCAGATCGGGGCCGCGCCCACGCCCATGAAGCGCACGCCCATCGGGTCCGCCACCTCGGCCACCTCGCGCAGGTGGCTCTCGAGTTCTGCCCTGGTCTCATGCACCGACAGGAGCGGCGCGCCCGACAGCTCCAGCTGCCCCCCCGGTTCGAGCGAGACATTGGCACCGTCGCGCTGAAGGCCGATGATCGCGTCCCGCTCCATGACCGGCTCCCAGCCGAACCGGTCGCGCAGACCTTCGAGGATGGCGCGCACCGAAGCCGCACCCTCGTAGGGCAGCGGCTTCAGGTCGGCGGTCAGATAGCCGAACTTCTCGTGCTCGGTGCCGATGCGCCAGTCCTGGGCCGGCTTGCAGCCCGCTTCCATATAGGCCGCCAACTGCTCGTAACTCTCGATCGGCCCGCCGCCGGACTGGGGAATGGACATGCACGCGCTCCGATCGCTTGTTCGGGAGGCAAGACCTGTCGTGTCGTCGCAGTCAAGTCAAGACCGCGCGCGAGGGCCTCCGCCAGATCAGCTGCCCTGCCGTCGGGGCTTGCGACGAAAGGCTGATGACATTGCCGCCCGGCGCCGGGGCCTCCGCGGGGCCGGACAGGGCCGCGAGCAGGCGGCTCGTGTCGAGGCCGGGCAGCGCTGCGAAGGCGTCGAACAGGCGGTGAGCCCCCTCTGCGCCGACGGGAATGGACAGCACCTGCCCGTCCGATTGGCGCAGCCGCCAGTGCCGCTCTCCCCGGACAAGGACGAGGCGCAGTTCCTCGAGATCGTCGAGGGCGACATAGCCGCCCCAGTCGGGGCCGAGATAGCCGATCTGGCCCTCGTCGAGTTCGACGAGGCCCGCCGCCCCGCCGCTCTGGCCAAAGCGCACCCGGCGGAGCGCGATCACGGCCCAGCCCGCGGCCACGGCGAAGGCGAGCCCGCCCAGCGGCACGAAGAACCACCCGCCCAGCGAGGCGAGCCAGAGCGCCCCGGCCATCGCCGCCGCCGCCGCGGCAGGTTCGCGCCAGCGGAGGAGGAGCCCCTGCACCTTCGGCCGCAGAAAGCTCACCGCCAGTCTCCGAGCACCGACTGCCAGAGCGTCAGCGCTGCCACCGCCGCCGTGTCCGCGCGCAGGATGCGCGGGCCGAGGCTCACGGGCACCACCTGCTCCATCCGGCGCAGGCGCGCCTGCTCTTCCTCCGAGAAGCCGCCCTCGGGCCCGATCAGGATGGCCCAGGGCCCGGGCGACGGCCGCTTCGGCCCCTCCTCGAAGCCGCGCGCCTCAAAGCCGCCCGCGGCCTCGAGTAGCCCCGCCCGCGCACCCACGAGGCTCTCGTCGCACCACATGATCCGCCGGTCGGCCGGCCAGTCGGCCAGGAGCCGCTCGAGGTTCGTCAGATCGGCCACCTCGGGCACGAAGGTGCCGCCGCACTGCTCCGCCGCCTCGACGGCGTGGGCCTGCAGCCGGTCCTGCCGGATCCGCTCGGAATTGGTGAAGCGGGTCTGCACCGGCAGGATCCGCGCCGCGCCCATCTCGGCCGCCTTCTCGACGATGAAATCGGTGCGCGCCTTCTTGATCGGTGCGAACAGGAGCCAGAGGTCGGGCGGCAGGCGGAGCGGCGCAGTCTGATCCTTGCAGAGGAGCGTGCCGCCCCGCTTGCCCGCCTCGGCCACCTCGGCCCGCCACTCGCCATCCCGGCCGTTGAAGAGGGACACCGCCGCCCCCCGCGCGAGCCGCATGACCCCGAACAGGTAATGGGCCTGATCCTGCGTCAGAGGAACGGGTTGCCCGGGTCCGAGGGGCTGCTCTACATAAAGCCTGACTTTCGCATCCGACATGGGGGCACCTTATGCAGCAGCCGCGCCAAGCGCCAGAGGCTCCCGCCGGGGGACCGGCGGCCGGGACGACGCAGGGTACGGTGGCCGATGCCCCGCCCGGTAACTGGGTCGACCGGCTCGCGCCCGCCGCCACGCGGCCCTATCTGCGCCTGTCGCGCGCCGACCGGCCGATCGGGACATGGCTTCTGCTGATCCCCTGCTTCTGGGCGGTGGCGCTGGCGGCGCTGGCCGATCCCGGGGGATACCGGCCGCTCGACCTCTGGCTCGTGATCGGCAGCTCGGTCGGCGCCTTCCTCATGCGCGGGGCGGGCTGCACCTGGAACGACATCACCGACCGCGAGTTCGATGCCGCGGTGGCGCGCACCCGCTCGCGCCCGATCCCCTCGGGGCAGGTCAGCGCGAAGGCCGCGGCGGTCTGGATGGTGGTGCAGGCGCTGGTCGCCTCGCTCATCCTCTTCAGCTTCAACGGCACCGCGATCCTGCTGGGCGTGGCCTCGCTCGCCCTCGTCTGCATCTATCCCTTCGCCAAGCGCTTCACCTGGTGGCCGCAGGCCTTCCTCGGGCTCGCCTTCAACTGGGGGGCGCTGCTGCTCTGGGCCGCCCACACCGGCAGCCTCGGCTGGGCACCTGTGGCGCTCTATGCCTCGGGGATCGCCTGGACCCTGTTCTACGACACGATCTACGCCCATCAGGACAAGGAGGACGATGCGCTGATCGGGGTGCGCTCGACCGCGCGGCTCTTCGGGCAGCATACGGGCAAGTGGCTCGTGGCCTTCATGATGGCGGCGACCCTCCTGATGACGCTCGCGGTGCTGCTGACCGTGCTGCCGCAGGGCTCGATCCTCCAGCTCTTGATCGCGCTCGCGGGCGTCTGGGGCTTCGGCGCCCACATGACCTGGCAGATCGCCCGGCTCGACACCGAGGACACCGCGCGCTGCCTGCGCCTCTTCCGCTCGAACCGGGACGCGGGCCTGATCCCTGCGCTGTTTCTCGCCACAGCCGCGCTCCTTTGATTGAAGGGGCGGGGCGCAGAGCCTAAAGCACGGGACGACCGACGACCTTTCGACGGGAGAATCCGCGCCATGCGCCTGAAACCGAGCCTCCTTGCCTCCGCCGCCTTCGTCACGGCCGCGGCGCTTGCCGTGGTGGGGGCCTCCGTGGCCGCGACCGTGATCGAGAACCGATCCGTCGAGGCCGTGCAGTCGCGGCTCACCGCCGCGGGCCTCACCTTCGTCGAGGTCCATGCCGACGGGCTGCAGGTCTGGCTGCGCGGCACCGCCCCGAACGAGGCCACGCGCTTCCGCGCGGTGAACCTCGCGGGGGGGGCCGTCGATGCCACGCGGCTGCGCGACGCGCTCGAGGTGACGCCCGTGCGCGAGATCGAGGCGCCGCGCTTCTCGGTCGAGATGCTGCGCAACGACGACGGCGTGTCGCTGATCGGCCTGCTGCCCGAGGCGGGCGGCACCGAGGATCTGGCCAATGCCGCGCGCGGCCTCGGCACCGGGCTTCAGGTGGCCGACATGCTGGAGACTGCCGATTTCCCGACGCCCGAGGGCTGGTCCTCGGCGCTCGCCTTCGGGCTCGAGGCCCTGCGCCTCCTGCCGCAATCCAAGATCTCGGTCGATGCCGACCGGGTCTCGATCACGGCCATCTCGAACAGCGAGGACGAGAAGCGCAAGCTCGAGGGGCAGCTTTTGCGGCTCGCGCCAGAGGGGCTGGAGCTCGTCATGAACATCTCGGCGCCGCGGCCCGTGCTCACGCCCTTCACGCTGCGCTTCGTGATGGACGAGGAGGGTGCGCGCTTCGACGCCTGTTCGGCCGACACGACGCGGGCGCGCGACCGGATCCTCGCGGCCGGCACCGCGGCCGGCGTGACCGAGGAGACCACCTGCACCATCGGGCTGGGCGTGCCCTCGCCCCGCTGGGCCGAGGCCGCCGAGGCGGGCGTGCGGACCGTGGCCGAGCTCGGCGCAGGCAGCGTGACCTTCTCGGACGCCGACGTGACGCTCGAGGGCAAGCCGGGCACGCCGCGCGCCCAGTTCGACCGGGCGGTGGGCGCGCTCGAGGCGGCGCTGCCCAAGGTCTTCTCGCTCGAGGCGACGCTGCCCCCTGCCCCGCAGGCGGTGGCCGAGGGCCCGGCCGAGTTCCGCGCCACCCTGTCAGATCAGGGCCGGGTCGAGCTGTCGGGGCGCGTGACCGACGAGCTGACGCGCAAGGCGGTGGACAGTTTTGCCCGCGCCCAGTTCGGCGCGAGCAAGGTGCGCAGCGCGACGCGGCTCGACGGCGAACTGCCCGAGGGCTGGCCCACCCGGGTCCTCGCGGGGCTCGAGTCGCTGGCGCAGCTGCATTCGGGCGAGCTTCTGGTGCGGGCCGACACGGTCGAGGTGACGGGCGTCACCGGCTCGAAACAGGCCAGCGGCCGCATCTCGCAGGTGCTGTCGGCGCGGCTGGGCCAGGGCCGCAGCTTCAAGGTGGACATCGTCTACGACAAGAAGTTCGACCCCGAGGCCGCGCTGCCCACCGCGCAGGAATGCATGTCCCGCATCCGCCGCGTGCTCGCCGGGCAGAAGATCACCTTCGAGCCGGGCTCGGCCGAGATCGACCAGAGCGCGCGGGGCACGCTCGACGGGCTGGCCGAGGTGTTCAAGGTCTGCAAGGCCATGCCGCTCGAGATCTCGGGCCATACCGACAGCCAGGGCAGCGAGGGCGGCAACAAGGCCCTGAGTCAGGCCCGGGCCGAGGCGGTGCTTCTCGCGCTGCAGGGCCGGCGCGTGGACGTGGGCCGGATGAAGGCCGTGGGCTACGGCGAAGAGCGCCCGATCGCCGACAACGGCAAGGAGGAGGGCCGCGAGGCCAACCGCCGGATCGAGTTCACGTTGCTGGGCGAGGACGGCAATCCGGTTGACGACGCGGCTCCGGTCGTGGAGGAAACGGCGGAAGCCACGCCGTCCGACGGCGCGGAGGCCGCCGCGGACGACGAACCCTCGGCGGCGCCGACCGAAATGACGCGGCGCCCGAAGCGCCGTCCCGCGGAGGACTGACCGGGGCCCGGTCCCGGGACCCGGCCGCACGAGGGGCCGGATCGGAAGCGCCGCCCGCCTCCGGCTCCGGCCGGAGAGACCATCCGACGCGCCCCTGACGGGCAACGACCGAGAAGAGCATGAACCGCACCGAATTCATCATCGCGACTGCTGTCATCCTGTTCGTGGCCTTCGGCATGGGCTGGCTCGCCCACTGGCTCGTCAGCCGCTTCTCGCGCGTGACGGGCGACATGTCCGAGGTGGACCGGCTGGCCCAGCATCTCCACGAGGCCGAGGAACAGCGCGATCAGGCGCTGCTCTATCTCGAAAGCCGCGAGGCCGAGCTCGGCGCGCAGCTGGCGCAGACCGAAGCCGAGCTGCGCGCCACGATGGACGGGCTGCGCGAGGCCCGCGCGGAATCCGAGGAACTGCGCGACTATATCGACCGGATCAGGGCCGGCTGACCGCGCCGGACCCCAGAAGATCGGTCACCAGCCGCGAGGCCGGATCGGCCAGCGCATCGATCACGTCGAAATGGTGCCGCCCCGGCTCCACATGCCAGGGGCAGGACCAGGCCTCCGACAGAAGCCGCGCCTGCCACAGGAAGGCGGGCCGCTCCTGCCCGCCCACATGGACGGTGACGGCGGTCGAGGGACGGCGCGCGGCGCGGGCAGGGCTCTCGGCCGCGGCCTCGGCCGGATCGAGGCGCAACCTGTCGTTCATCGCGGTCGGAATCAGCGGCTCCAGCTCGGACAGGGGCGAGATCGGCACGCAGCGCAGGAGCCGCGCGGCAAGGTCGGGCGCGACCGGCGCCTCGGCACAGGCGAGGCGCGCCGCGAGGTGGCCGCCGGCGGAGTGGCCGGTCAGCACCACGGGTCCCGCCACCTCGTGCGCCGCCGCGGCAGTGGCGCGGGCCGCATCCTCCACCATCTCCGCAATGCGCGCCGCGGGGGCGAGCCGGTAGGAGGGCATCGCCACCGCCCACCCGAGGGCCAGCGGCCCCTGCGCCAGATGCGACCAGGTCTCGCGGCCGAAGGCCATCCAGTAGCCGCCATGGAAGAAGATCGCGAGGCCCCGCGGCGTGCCCTCGGGCAGGAACAGATCGAACCGCTGCCGCGGGTCCGGCCCGTAGGCAAGATCCAGCCGGGCCCGGGATCCGAGCCCCGCACGGAAGGCTGCCGCCTCCGCCTCCCAGCGCGGCGGGTAGGTTTCCGCGCCCTCGATGAAGTCGCCATTGGCATAGGCGCGGCTCGCCTCTTCCCTTTCTCTCACACTGACATCTTTCGCCCTGCCGTTACTGGACATGTCCCCCGCCCCGTGCTTTCCATTGTGCGATGCACTCTGCCCGGCCCTCCGGGCAGCCGCAAATCCATTGTCCCCGGGAGGATCAGATGCTCGACTCCGTCACCGACCTGCGCTCGCTGCTCAAGGACCCGTCGCTGCTCGAAACCCGCGCCTTCGTGGCCGGCGAGTGGGTCGATGCCGACGACGGCGCAACCTTCGAGGTGACGAACCCCGCCCGCGGAGACGTGATCTGCACGGTGCCCGACCTCGGCCGGGCCGAGACGGCGCGCGCCATCGCCGCCGCCGAGGAGGCCATGAAGGAGTGGGCCGCCCGCACCGGCAAGGAGCGCGCGCAGGTCATGCGCAAGTGGTTCGACCTGATGATGGCGAACCAGGACGACCTCGGCGCGATCCTCACCGCCGAGATGGGCAAGCCGCTCGCCGAGGCGAAGGGCGAGATCGCCTACGGCGCCTCGTTCATCGAGTGGTTCGGCGAAGAGGCCAAGCGCATCTATGGCGAGACCATCCCCGGCCACATGCGCGACAAGCGCATCACGGTTCTGAAGCAGCCGATCGGCGTCGTGGGCTCGATTACGCCGTGGAACTTCCCGAACGCCATGATCACCCGCAAATGCGGGCCCGCGCTGGCGGCGGGCTGCGGCTTCGTCGCCCGCCCCGCGGCCGAGACGCCGCTCTCGGCGCTGGCGCTCGCCGTGCTGGGCGAGCGGGCCGGGCTGCCCAAGGGCATCCTCTCGGTCATCACCTCGAGCCGCTCCTCGGACATCGGCAAGGAGATGTGCGAGAACCCGATCGTCCGCAAGCTCACCTTCACCGGCTCGACCGAGGTGGGCCGCATCCTGCTGCGGCAGGCGGCCGATCAGGTGATGAAATGCTCGATGGAGCTCGGCGGCAACGCGCCCTTCATCGTCTTCGACGATGCCGATCTCGACGCCGCGGTGCAGGGCGCCATGGCCTCGAAGTTCCGCAACAACGGCCAGACCTGCGTCTGCGCGAACCGGATCTACGTCCAGTCGGGCGTCTATGACGCCTTCGCCGAAAAGCTCGCCGCCGCCGTGAAGAAGCTGAAGGTGGGCGACGGGCTCGTCGAAGGCACCGAGGCCGGCCCGCTCATCAACGAGAAGGCGGTGGCCAAGGTCGAGGAACATATCCGCGACGTGCTCGACGGCGGCGGTCAGGTGCTGACCGGCGGCAAGCGCCACGCGCTCGGCGGCACCTTCTTCGAGCCGACGGTCGTGACCGGCGTGAAGCAGGAGATGAAGGTTTCGACGGAAGAGACCTTCGGCCCGCTCGCCCCCCTCTTCCGCTTCGAAACCGAGGATGAGGCGGTGGGCTACGCCAACGACACGATCTTCGGCCTCGCCTCCTACTTCTATGCGCGCGACGTGGGCCGCATCACCCGCGTGCAGGAGGCGCTGGAATATGGCATCGTGGGCGTGAATACCGGCATCATCTCGACCGAGGTGGCCCCCTTCGGCGGCGTGAAGCAATCCGGCCTCGGCCGCGAGGGCTCGCGCCACGGGATCGAGGATTACCTCGAGATGAAATACATCTGCCTCTCGATCTGAGGCGGATCCGACGCGCCCCTGCCCGGCATCCGTCCGGGCAGGGTTCCTTTTCCCAAGGGCTCCGATGCTCGTTGAGATTCTCGTCGTCCTCGCCCTGATCGCGCTGAACGGCGTGCTGGCCATGTCCGAGCTGGCCATCGTCTCTGCCCGCCCCGCCCGGCTGAAGCCGATGGCCGAAGCCGGAAGCCGCGGGGCCGCGACCGCCCTCTCCCTCGCCGAGGATCCGGGCCGGTTCCTCTCCACCGTGCAGATCGGCATCACCCTCGTGGGCGTGCTGTCGGGCGCCTTCTCGGGCGCGACGCTCGGCGCGCGGCTGGCCGGCTTCCTCGCCGCCGAAGGGATCGAGCCCAAGCTTGCCAGCACGCTCGGCGTGGGCGGCGTGGTCGTGCTGCTCACCTATCTCTCGCTGATCGCGGGGGAACTGGTGCCGAAGCAGCTGGCCCTGCGCAATGCCGAAGGGGTGGCCGCCAAGGTCGCGCCGATGATGCGGCTTCTGTCGATCGTGGCCGCGCCGGTGGTGTGGTTCCTCGACCGGTCCGGCAAACTCGTGCTGGCGCTGCTGGGCCAGGGCGGCGCCTCGCGCTCGCGCGTGACG contains:
- a CDS encoding alpha/beta hydrolase codes for the protein MSSNGRAKDVSVREREEASRAYANGDFIEGAETYPPRWEAEAAAFRAGLGSRARLDLAYGPDPRQRFDLFLPEGTPRGLAIFFHGGYWMAFGRETWSHLAQGPLALGWAVAMPSYRLAPAARIAEMVEDAARATAAAAHEVAGPVVLTGHSAGGHLAARLACAEAPVAPDLAARLLRCVPISPLSELEPLIPTAMNDRLRLDPAEAAAESPARAARRPSTAVTVHVGGQERPAFLWQARLLSEAWSCPWHVEPGRHHFDVIDALADPASRLVTDLLGSGAVSRP
- a CDS encoding 16S rRNA (uracil(1498)-N(3))-methyltransferase; the encoded protein is MSDAKVRLYVEQPLGPGQPVPLTQDQAHYLFGVMRLARGAAVSLFNGRDGEWRAEVAEAGKRGGTLLCKDQTAPLRLPPDLWLLFAPIKKARTDFIVEKAAEMGAARILPVQTRFTNSERIRQDRLQAHAVEAAEQCGGTFVPEVADLTNLERLLADWPADRRIMWCDESLVGARAGLLEAAGGFEARGFEEGPKRPSPGPWAILIGPEGGFSEEEQARLRRMEQVVPVSLGPRILRADTAAVAALTLWQSVLGDWR
- the pyrC gene encoding dihydroorotase; amino-acid sequence: MSLLLTNARLIDPEGGTETEGDLLIEGGLIAAVGALEPPPGAEVIDCGGKCLAPGIVDLGVKVGEPGERHRESFRSAGLAAAAGGVTTIIARPDTMPAIDTPEVLEFVTRRAAEASPVRIRHMAALTRGREGREMVELGFLLDTGAVAFSDCDHVIETTKVAARCMTYARSLGALVIGHPQDPGLSAGASATNGKFASLRGIPAVHPMAERMGFDRDMALVEMSGVRYHADQVTTARTLPALERAKANGLDVTAGVGIHHLTLNEFDVGDYRTFFKLKPPLRSEEDRLAMVEAVGSGLIDIISSMHTPQDEESKRLPFEEAAWGAVALETFLPAALRLYHAGRLTLPQLFRAMAINPAKRLGLPQGRLSDGAPADLVLFDPDAPFVLDRFTLRSKSKNTPFDGQRMEGRVLATYVGGRRVYAAGE
- a CDS encoding glutamate--cysteine ligase translates to MSIPQSGGGPIESYEQLAAYMEAGCKPAQDWRIGTEHEKFGYLTADLKPLPYEGAASVRAILEGLRDRFGWEPVMERDAIIGLQRDGANVSLEPGGQLELSGAPLLSVHETRAELESHLREVAEVADPMGVRFMGVGAAPIWSHEEMPVMPKGRYRLMTDYMGRVGTHGTQMMYRTCTVQVNLDYGSEADMVKKLRVALALQPVATALFASSPFFDGRVNGHKSWRSRIWRSLDASRTGMLPFAFEEGMGFQRYVDWVLDVPMYFVYRDGQYIDALGQSFRDFLKGELPALPGEKPTLSDWADHMTTVFPEARVKKYIEMRGADAGPLSHLVALPAFWVGLMYDGAALDAAWDLARDWSAETREGLRVAASVDGLQGEAGGVRLLDVAREAVAIAAAGLRARALAGEGFADEAGHLEVLAESVTSGRAVADLLLERFHGPWEGDLRRIYPEMSY
- the plsY gene encoding glycerol-3-phosphate 1-O-acyltransferase PlsY; its protein translation is MPAIESGLWALILTGVLGYLLGSIPFGIVITRALGLGDLRKIGSGNIGATNVLRTGNKPAALATLLLDSGKGAIAVLIARAAVGEDAAQLAAFTSFLGHLFPVWLGFRGGKGVATFLGTLLALAWPVGLACCLTWLATAALGRISSLSALVAAASGVLWMILLGYGQMAALGAVLAVLIFIRHHANIRRILAGTEPRIGKK
- a CDS encoding OmpA family protein produces the protein MRLKPSLLASAAFVTAAALAVVGASVAATVIENRSVEAVQSRLTAAGLTFVEVHADGLQVWLRGTAPNEATRFRAVNLAGGAVDATRLRDALEVTPVREIEAPRFSVEMLRNDDGVSLIGLLPEAGGTEDLANAARGLGTGLQVADMLETADFPTPEGWSSALAFGLEALRLLPQSKISVDADRVSITAISNSEDEKRKLEGQLLRLAPEGLELVMNISAPRPVLTPFTLRFVMDEEGARFDACSADTTRARDRILAAGTAAGVTEETTCTIGLGVPSPRWAEAAEAGVRTVAELGAGSVTFSDADVTLEGKPGTPRAQFDRAVGALEAALPKVFSLEATLPPAPQAVAEGPAEFRATLSDQGRVELSGRVTDELTRKAVDSFARAQFGASKVRSATRLDGELPEGWPTRVLAGLESLAQLHSGELLVRADTVEVTGVTGSKQASGRISQVLSARLGQGRSFKVDIVYDKKFDPEAALPTAQECMSRIRRVLAGQKITFEPGSAEIDQSARGTLDGLAEVFKVCKAMPLEISGHTDSQGSEGGNKALSQARAEAVLLALQGRRVDVGRMKAVGYGEERPIADNGKEEGREANRRIEFTLLGEDGNPVDDAAPVVEETAEATPSDGAEAAADDEPSAAPTEMTRRPKRRPAED
- a CDS encoding NAD-dependent succinate-semialdehyde dehydrogenase; amino-acid sequence: MLDSVTDLRSLLKDPSLLETRAFVAGEWVDADDGATFEVTNPARGDVICTVPDLGRAETARAIAAAEEAMKEWAARTGKERAQVMRKWFDLMMANQDDLGAILTAEMGKPLAEAKGEIAYGASFIEWFGEEAKRIYGETIPGHMRDKRITVLKQPIGVVGSITPWNFPNAMITRKCGPALAAGCGFVARPAAETPLSALALAVLGERAGLPKGILSVITSSRSSDIGKEMCENPIVRKLTFTGSTEVGRILLRQAADQVMKCSMELGGNAPFIVFDDADLDAAVQGAMASKFRNNGQTCVCANRIYVQSGVYDAFAEKLAAAVKKLKVGDGLVEGTEAGPLINEKAVAKVEEHIRDVLDGGGQVLTGGKRHALGGTFFEPTVVTGVKQEMKVSTEETFGPLAPLFRFETEDEAVGYANDTIFGLASYFYARDVGRITRVQEALEYGIVGVNTGIISTEVAPFGGVKQSGLGREGSRHGIEDYLEMKYICLSI
- the ubiA gene encoding 4-hydroxybenzoate octaprenyltransferase, whose product is MQQPRQAPEAPAGGPAAGTTQGTVADAPPGNWVDRLAPAATRPYLRLSRADRPIGTWLLLIPCFWAVALAALADPGGYRPLDLWLVIGSSVGAFLMRGAGCTWNDITDREFDAAVARTRSRPIPSGQVSAKAAAVWMVVQALVASLILFSFNGTAILLGVASLALVCIYPFAKRFTWWPQAFLGLAFNWGALLLWAAHTGSLGWAPVALYASGIAWTLFYDTIYAHQDKEDDALIGVRSTARLFGQHTGKWLVAFMMAATLLMTLAVLLTVLPQGSILQLLIALAGVWGFGAHMTWQIARLDTEDTARCLRLFRSNRDAGLIPALFLATAALL